The Bombus fervidus isolate BK054 chromosome 6, iyBomFerv1, whole genome shotgun sequence genome contains a region encoding:
- the Ndae1 gene encoding na[+]-driven anion exchanger 1 isoform X12, producing MQRTMDPEEISDSYDTSPWMQPGIGGGGGAAHVGGTGDDEAPKDPGVRITHQSYTEKDFEGHRAHTVYVGVHLPGERRHRRHHKHHHSQRQLGTSSTDKENVDNDRPRQLLMTRRSRLSNICDPDGEMILTPPAQRVQFILGEEVGDDAHESHPLFSEMEELVKDGDEMEWKETARWIKFEEDVEEGGNRWSKPHVATLSLHALFELRSLLLNGTVMLDMEAASLEQIADLVLDNMINKGSLPIEAREKVREALLVRHRHQHERRKDNNMSRLPIIRSLAEIGRNHSSSKMEESNSAPAIAGATSHGSGPALNAGSRFLAIPGQEPGTNGMDRSPSSVSISRNHSSSALENGDANHKGNTHFMRKIPAGAEASNILVGEVDFLDKTLSAFIRLSQAGIMGDLTEVPVPTRFIFVLLGPTGGITGFHEIGRAMATLMSDEVFHDVAYKAKNRNHLLAGIDEFLDAVTVLPPGEWDPAIRIEPPAAIPSQDVRKRPKEEKPKEDPDDEADEQKLREESGLSRTGRLFGGLINDIKRKVPFYFSDFKDALALQCVASFIFLYFACLSPIITFGGLLSEATGKNMAAMESLVSGFVCGIGYGFFSGQPLTILGSTGPVLVFETIVYEFCKKSDWNYMSFRFWIGSWITLILVILVAIDASAFVCYITRFTEENFATLIAFIFIYKAIENVLSIGKKYPINTHANEPFNYECWCKPPNGSLPSSYDNINWTALDQKICQSYNGTLVGDGCNLPHYTPDVFLMSIILFMGTFLLSIELKDFKNALFFPSKVRQVVSDFAVIIAIFSMSTLDHFVNIPTPKLEVPEEFKPTLAGRGWMIWPFQNNPWWSAIVACLPALLGTILIFMDQQITAVIVNRKENKLKKGCGYHLDLFVLAILIEICSVMGLPWFVAATVLSINHVNSLKLESECAAPGEKPQFLGVREQRVTHILIFLMIGCSVLLTPMLRHIPMPVLFGVFLYMGVASLKGLQFFDRILIMLMPVKYQPDYMFLRQVPLKRVHLFTTIQLTCLACLWIIKSFSSTSILFPLMLVVMIGIRKSLDLLFTQRELKILDDVMPEPSRKHAEDLRQLESGEEQNESMGYGPSGNIQISLANGNIMKIPMASINISEEVNKTGIWQQVNEGNEKTKQVKLINAGKQKKHSKKENVLMADETTRLTTMTEEDEDDSGISIKVDLIRSKESISPLTINGTTSAETSV from the exons ATGCAACGAACTATGGACCCTGAGGAAATATCTGACAGCTATGATACATC acCGTGGATGCAGCCAGGTATCGGAGGCGGAGGTGGCGCGGCCCACGTAGGTGGGACAGGTGACGACGAGGCTCCGAAAGATCCCGGTGTTCGGATCACTCATCAATCTTACACCGAGAAAGACTTCGAAG GTCACAGAGCGCACACGGTATATGTGGGCGTGCATCTACCAGGCGAAAGGAGACATCGTCGTCATCACAAGCACCATCATTCTCAACGTCAGTTGGGAACAAGCAGTACCGATAAGGAGAATGTCGACAACGATAGGCCCA GACAATTGCTGATGACTCGAAGGAGTCGACTATCTAATATCTGCGATCCCGACGGCGAGATGATAC TTACGCCGCCAGCCCAGAGGGTGCAGTTTATTCTGGGCGAGGAAGTCGGGGACGATGCACACGAGTCCCACCCCCTCTTCTCCGAGATGGAGGAGCTCGTCAAGGATGGTGACGAGATGGAATGGAAGGAAACGGCCAG GTGGATTAAGTTCGAGGAAGACGTGGAGGAGGGTGGAAATAGGTGGAGCAAACCTCACGTAGCGACGCTCTCGCTACACGCTCTTTTCGAGCTGAGGAGCCTGCTGTTAAATGGGACTGTGATGTTGGACATGGAGGCGGCGAGTTTGGAACAAATCGCCGATTTGGTACTCGATAACATGATCAACAAAGGCTCCTTGCCGATCGAGGCGAGGGAAAAG GTCAGGGAAGCTCTTCTGGTGAGGCATCGGCATCAACACGAGAGACGCAAGGATAACAACATGTCCAGGCTACCAATTATCAGATCCTTGGCCGAAATAGGTCGAAATCATTCCTCTTCGAAAA TGGAGGAATCGAATTCTGCCCCGGCGATCGCCGGCGCTACAAGTCACGGCAGTGGGCCAGCGCTGAATGCCGGTAGCCGCTTCCTTGCCATACCCG GCCAAGAACCAGGCACCAACGGGATGGATCGAAGTCCAAGCAGCGTGTCAATTAGCCGAAATCACAGTTCGTCCGCCTTAGAAAACGGAGACGCAAATCACAAG GGTAATACTCATTTTATGCGGAAAATACCAGCTGGAGCCGAGGCGAGCAACATTCTCGTAGGAGAAGTCGATTTTTTAGATAAAACGCTGTCAGCCTTTATTCGGCTAAGCCAGGCGGGAATAATGGGTGACTTAACGGAAGTTCCTGTGCCAACAAGATTTATATTTGTCCTGCTCGGACCTACG GGAGGAATCACAGGTTTCCACGAGATCGGCCGTGCCATGGCTACGTTGATGTCCGACGAGGTCTTCCACGACGTGGCGTACAAGGCCAAGAACAGAAATCATCTGCTTGCAGGAATCGACGAGTTTTTAGACGCTGTTACGGTTCTACCACCAGGAGAATGGGACCCTGCGATCAGAATAGAACCACCTGCCGCTATTCCTTCGCAG GATGTAAGGAAGCGaccaaaagaagaaaaaccgAAGGAAGACCCAGACGACGAAGCAGACGAGCAAAAGTTGAGGGAAGAATCCGGTCTCTCGAGAACTGGTAGACTTTTCGGTGGCTTGATAAACGACATAAAGAGAAAAGTGCCGTTTTATTTTTCCGACTTCAAGGACGCGTTAGCTCTTCAATGCGTAGCCTCTTTTATCTTCCTGTATTTTGCCTGCCTCTCACCTATAATTACATTCGGTGGTTTGTTGAGCGAAGCCACAGGCAAAAATATGGCCGCCATGGAGTCGCTCGTTTCCGGTTTCGTTTGCGGCATCGGATATGGATTTTTCTCTGGTCAACCTCTCACCATTCTCGGTTCCACCGGCCCGGTTTTAGTCTTCGAGACGATAGTCTACGAATTTTGCAA GAAATCAGATTGGAACTACATGTCGTTCCGCTTCTGGATCGGCTCGTGGATAACACTGATTCTGGTAATCCTCGTGGCGATCGACGCTAGCGCTTTCGTGTGCTACATCACGCGGTTCACGGAGGAGAACTTCGCCACTCTGATCGCGTTTATCTTCATTTACAAG GCCATCGAAAACGTATTGTCCATCGGCAAAAAGTATCCTATAAATACTCATGCGAACGAACCGTTCAACTACGAGTGTTGGTGCAAGCCGCCGAATGGCAGCCTACCGTCTAGCTACGACAACATTAATTGGACGGCTCTCGATCAAAAAATATGCCAG AGTTACAACGGCACGCTGGTGGGCGATGGTTGCAACCTACCGCACTACACACCCGATGTGTTCCTCATGTCAATTATACTATTCATGGGCACATTCTTGCTATCCATCGAGCTCAAAGATTTCAAGAACGCTCTCTTCTTTCCATCAAAG GTCAGACAGGTGGTCAGTGATTTTGCGGTAATCATCGCGATTTTTTCGATGAGCACGCTCGACCATTTCGTGAATATTCCGACGCCCAAGCTCGAAGTACCGGAGGAATTCAAGCCGACGTTGGCCGGTCGGGGATGGATGATCTGGCCTTTTCAAAACAATCCATGGTGGAGCGCCATCGTCGCGTGTCTACCAGCTCTCTTAGGCACTATACTGATTTTTATGGATCAACAAATTACAGCCGTGATAGTCAATAGGAAAGAGAACAAATTAAAG AAAGGATGCGGCTATCATTTGGATCTGTTCGTCCTTGCGATCCTGATAGAAATTTGCTCGGTGATGGGACTGCCCTGGTTCGTCGCGGCAACGGTACTCTCGATCAATCACGTGAATTCGTTGAAGCTGGAATCGGAATGTGCCGCGCCAGGTGAAAAACCGCAGTTCCTCGGTGTCCGCGAACAGCGTGTTACACacattttaatctttttgaTGATCGGCTGCTCGGTTCTGCTCACGCCAATGCTGAGACACATACCGATGCCGGTGCTGTTTGGAGTTTTCCTCTACATGGGAGTTGCTTCGTTGAAGGGACTTCAATTTTTCGACAGAATATTAATCATGCTGATGCCGGTTAAATACCAACCTGACTATATGTTCCTTCGGCag GTACCATTGAAACGCGTTCATCTGTTTACAACGATACAGTTGACTTGTTTAGCCTGCTTGTGGATTATCAAATCTTTCAGCAGCACCTCCATCCTGTTTCCTTTGATG ttGGTGGTGATGATCGGGATACGAAAGTCCTTAGACTTGTTGTTCACTCAACGCGAGTTAAAGATCTTGGACGACGTAATGCCGGAACCAAGCAGGAAACACGCCGAAGATCTACGACAACTGGAGAGCGGCGAG GAACAGAACGAGTCTATGGGATACGGACCGTCGGGAAACATACAGATTTCGTTAGCGAACGGCAACATTATGAAGATCCCAATGGCGAGCATCAATATCAGCGAAGAGGTGAATAAAACCGGGATTTGGCAACAAGTGAACGAAGGCAACGAGAAAACGAAACAAGTGAAACTTATCAA CGCGGGAAAGCAGAAGAAGCactcgaagaaagaaaacgtgtTGATGGCTGACGAGACTACGAGGTTGACTACGATGACCGAAGAGGACGAAGATGACAGTGGAATCTCTATCAAG GTAGACTTGATACGATCGAAGGAAAGCATCAGCCCGTTAACGATTAACGGCACTACCTCGGCCGAGACTTCTGTCTAA
- the Ndae1 gene encoding na[+]-driven anion exchanger 1 isoform X11, which produces MQRTMDPEEISDSYDTSPWMQPGIGGGGGAAHVGGTGDDEAPKDPGVRITHQSYTEKDFEGHRAHTVYVGVHLPGERRHRRHHKHHHSQRQLGTSSTDKENVDNDRPRQLLMTRRSRLSNICDPDGEMILTPPAQRVQFILGEEVGDDAHESHPLFSEMEELVKDGDEMEWKETARWIKFEEDVEEGGNRWSKPHVATLSLHALFELRSLLLNGTVMLDMEAASLEQIADLVLDNMINKGSLPIEAREKVREALLVRHRHQHERRKDNNMSRLPIIRSLAEIGRNHSSSKMEESNSAPAIAGATSHGSGPALNAGSRFLAIPGNPGQEPGTNGMDRSPSSVSISRNHSSSALENGDANHKGNTHFMRKIPAGAEASNILVGEVDFLDKTLSAFIRLSQAGIMGDLTEVPVPTRFIFVLLGPTGGITGFHEIGRAMATLMSDEVFHDVAYKAKNRNHLLAGIDEFLDAVTVLPPGEWDPAIRIEPPAAIPSQDVRKRPKEEKPKEDPDDEADEQKLREESGLSRTGRLFGGLINDIKRKVPFYFSDFKDALALQCVASFIFLYFACLSPIITFGGLLSEATGKNMAAMESLVSGFVCGIGYGFFSGQPLTILGSTGPVLVFETIVYEFCKKSDWNYMSFRFWIGSWITLILVILVAIDASAFVCYITRFTEENFATLIAFIFIYKAIENVLSIGKKYPINTHANEPFNYECWCKPPNGSLPSSYDNINWTALDQKICQSYNGTLVGDGCNLPHYTPDVFLMSIILFMGTFLLSIELKDFKNALFFPSKVRQVVSDFAVIIAIFSMSTLDHFVNIPTPKLEVPEEFKPTLAGRGWMIWPFQNNPWWSAIVACLPALLGTILIFMDQQITAVIVNRKENKLKKGCGYHLDLFVLAILIEICSVMGLPWFVAATVLSINHVNSLKLESECAAPGEKPQFLGVREQRVTHILIFLMIGCSVLLTPMLRHIPMPVLFGVFLYMGVASLKGLQFFDRILIMLMPVKYQPDYMFLRQVPLKRVHLFTTIQLTCLACLWIIKSFSSTSILFPLMLVVMIGIRKSLDLLFTQRELKILDDVMPEPSRKHAEDLRQLESGEEQNESMGYGPSGNIQISLANGNIMKIPMASINISEEVNKTGIWQQVNEGNEKTKQVKLINAGKQKKHSKKENVLMADETTRLTTMTEEDEDDSGISIKVDLIRSKESISPLTINGTTSAETSV; this is translated from the exons ATGCAACGAACTATGGACCCTGAGGAAATATCTGACAGCTATGATACATC acCGTGGATGCAGCCAGGTATCGGAGGCGGAGGTGGCGCGGCCCACGTAGGTGGGACAGGTGACGACGAGGCTCCGAAAGATCCCGGTGTTCGGATCACTCATCAATCTTACACCGAGAAAGACTTCGAAG GTCACAGAGCGCACACGGTATATGTGGGCGTGCATCTACCAGGCGAAAGGAGACATCGTCGTCATCACAAGCACCATCATTCTCAACGTCAGTTGGGAACAAGCAGTACCGATAAGGAGAATGTCGACAACGATAGGCCCA GACAATTGCTGATGACTCGAAGGAGTCGACTATCTAATATCTGCGATCCCGACGGCGAGATGATAC TTACGCCGCCAGCCCAGAGGGTGCAGTTTATTCTGGGCGAGGAAGTCGGGGACGATGCACACGAGTCCCACCCCCTCTTCTCCGAGATGGAGGAGCTCGTCAAGGATGGTGACGAGATGGAATGGAAGGAAACGGCCAG GTGGATTAAGTTCGAGGAAGACGTGGAGGAGGGTGGAAATAGGTGGAGCAAACCTCACGTAGCGACGCTCTCGCTACACGCTCTTTTCGAGCTGAGGAGCCTGCTGTTAAATGGGACTGTGATGTTGGACATGGAGGCGGCGAGTTTGGAACAAATCGCCGATTTGGTACTCGATAACATGATCAACAAAGGCTCCTTGCCGATCGAGGCGAGGGAAAAG GTCAGGGAAGCTCTTCTGGTGAGGCATCGGCATCAACACGAGAGACGCAAGGATAACAACATGTCCAGGCTACCAATTATCAGATCCTTGGCCGAAATAGGTCGAAATCATTCCTCTTCGAAAA TGGAGGAATCGAATTCTGCCCCGGCGATCGCCGGCGCTACAAGTCACGGCAGTGGGCCAGCGCTGAATGCCGGTAGCCGCTTCCTTGCCATACCCGGTAATCCCG GCCAAGAACCAGGCACCAACGGGATGGATCGAAGTCCAAGCAGCGTGTCAATTAGCCGAAATCACAGTTCGTCCGCCTTAGAAAACGGAGACGCAAATCACAAG GGTAATACTCATTTTATGCGGAAAATACCAGCTGGAGCCGAGGCGAGCAACATTCTCGTAGGAGAAGTCGATTTTTTAGATAAAACGCTGTCAGCCTTTATTCGGCTAAGCCAGGCGGGAATAATGGGTGACTTAACGGAAGTTCCTGTGCCAACAAGATTTATATTTGTCCTGCTCGGACCTACG GGAGGAATCACAGGTTTCCACGAGATCGGCCGTGCCATGGCTACGTTGATGTCCGACGAGGTCTTCCACGACGTGGCGTACAAGGCCAAGAACAGAAATCATCTGCTTGCAGGAATCGACGAGTTTTTAGACGCTGTTACGGTTCTACCACCAGGAGAATGGGACCCTGCGATCAGAATAGAACCACCTGCCGCTATTCCTTCGCAG GATGTAAGGAAGCGaccaaaagaagaaaaaccgAAGGAAGACCCAGACGACGAAGCAGACGAGCAAAAGTTGAGGGAAGAATCCGGTCTCTCGAGAACTGGTAGACTTTTCGGTGGCTTGATAAACGACATAAAGAGAAAAGTGCCGTTTTATTTTTCCGACTTCAAGGACGCGTTAGCTCTTCAATGCGTAGCCTCTTTTATCTTCCTGTATTTTGCCTGCCTCTCACCTATAATTACATTCGGTGGTTTGTTGAGCGAAGCCACAGGCAAAAATATGGCCGCCATGGAGTCGCTCGTTTCCGGTTTCGTTTGCGGCATCGGATATGGATTTTTCTCTGGTCAACCTCTCACCATTCTCGGTTCCACCGGCCCGGTTTTAGTCTTCGAGACGATAGTCTACGAATTTTGCAA GAAATCAGATTGGAACTACATGTCGTTCCGCTTCTGGATCGGCTCGTGGATAACACTGATTCTGGTAATCCTCGTGGCGATCGACGCTAGCGCTTTCGTGTGCTACATCACGCGGTTCACGGAGGAGAACTTCGCCACTCTGATCGCGTTTATCTTCATTTACAAG GCCATCGAAAACGTATTGTCCATCGGCAAAAAGTATCCTATAAATACTCATGCGAACGAACCGTTCAACTACGAGTGTTGGTGCAAGCCGCCGAATGGCAGCCTACCGTCTAGCTACGACAACATTAATTGGACGGCTCTCGATCAAAAAATATGCCAG AGTTACAACGGCACGCTGGTGGGCGATGGTTGCAACCTACCGCACTACACACCCGATGTGTTCCTCATGTCAATTATACTATTCATGGGCACATTCTTGCTATCCATCGAGCTCAAAGATTTCAAGAACGCTCTCTTCTTTCCATCAAAG GTCAGACAGGTGGTCAGTGATTTTGCGGTAATCATCGCGATTTTTTCGATGAGCACGCTCGACCATTTCGTGAATATTCCGACGCCCAAGCTCGAAGTACCGGAGGAATTCAAGCCGACGTTGGCCGGTCGGGGATGGATGATCTGGCCTTTTCAAAACAATCCATGGTGGAGCGCCATCGTCGCGTGTCTACCAGCTCTCTTAGGCACTATACTGATTTTTATGGATCAACAAATTACAGCCGTGATAGTCAATAGGAAAGAGAACAAATTAAAG AAAGGATGCGGCTATCATTTGGATCTGTTCGTCCTTGCGATCCTGATAGAAATTTGCTCGGTGATGGGACTGCCCTGGTTCGTCGCGGCAACGGTACTCTCGATCAATCACGTGAATTCGTTGAAGCTGGAATCGGAATGTGCCGCGCCAGGTGAAAAACCGCAGTTCCTCGGTGTCCGCGAACAGCGTGTTACACacattttaatctttttgaTGATCGGCTGCTCGGTTCTGCTCACGCCAATGCTGAGACACATACCGATGCCGGTGCTGTTTGGAGTTTTCCTCTACATGGGAGTTGCTTCGTTGAAGGGACTTCAATTTTTCGACAGAATATTAATCATGCTGATGCCGGTTAAATACCAACCTGACTATATGTTCCTTCGGCag GTACCATTGAAACGCGTTCATCTGTTTACAACGATACAGTTGACTTGTTTAGCCTGCTTGTGGATTATCAAATCTTTCAGCAGCACCTCCATCCTGTTTCCTTTGATG ttGGTGGTGATGATCGGGATACGAAAGTCCTTAGACTTGTTGTTCACTCAACGCGAGTTAAAGATCTTGGACGACGTAATGCCGGAACCAAGCAGGAAACACGCCGAAGATCTACGACAACTGGAGAGCGGCGAG GAACAGAACGAGTCTATGGGATACGGACCGTCGGGAAACATACAGATTTCGTTAGCGAACGGCAACATTATGAAGATCCCAATGGCGAGCATCAATATCAGCGAAGAGGTGAATAAAACCGGGATTTGGCAACAAGTGAACGAAGGCAACGAGAAAACGAAACAAGTGAAACTTATCAA CGCGGGAAAGCAGAAGAAGCactcgaagaaagaaaacgtgtTGATGGCTGACGAGACTACGAGGTTGACTACGATGACCGAAGAGGACGAAGATGACAGTGGAATCTCTATCAAG GTAGACTTGATACGATCGAAGGAAAGCATCAGCCCGTTAACGATTAACGGCACTACCTCGGCCGAGACTTCTGTCTAA
- the Ndae1 gene encoding na[+]-driven anion exchanger 1 isoform X10, which translates to MQRTMDPEEISDSYDTSPWMQPGIGGGGGAAHVGGTGDDEAPKDPGVRITHQSYTEKDFEGHRAHTVYVGVHLPGERRHRRHHKHHHSQRQLGTSSTDKENVDNDRPRQLLMTRRSRLSNICDPDGEMILTPPAQRVQFILGEEVGDDAHESHPLFSEMEELVKDGDEMEWKETARWIKFEEDVEEGGNRWSKPHVATLSLHALFELRSLLLNGTVMLDMEAASLEQIADLVLDNMINKGSLPIEAREKVREALLVRHRHQHERRKDNNMSRLPIIRSLAEIGRNHSSSKNEFGIPHVVGFTAWFAMCQLKVEESNSAPAIAGATSHGSGPALNAGSRFLAIPGQEPGTNGMDRSPSSVSISRNHSSSALENGDANHKGNTHFMRKIPAGAEASNILVGEVDFLDKTLSAFIRLSQAGIMGDLTEVPVPTRFIFVLLGPTGGITGFHEIGRAMATLMSDEVFHDVAYKAKNRNHLLAGIDEFLDAVTVLPPGEWDPAIRIEPPAAIPSQDVRKRPKEEKPKEDPDDEADEQKLREESGLSRTGRLFGGLINDIKRKVPFYFSDFKDALALQCVASFIFLYFACLSPIITFGGLLSEATGKNMAAMESLVSGFVCGIGYGFFSGQPLTILGSTGPVLVFETIVYEFCKKSDWNYMSFRFWIGSWITLILVILVAIDASAFVCYITRFTEENFATLIAFIFIYKAIENVLSIGKKYPINTHANEPFNYECWCKPPNGSLPSSYDNINWTALDQKICQSYNGTLVGDGCNLPHYTPDVFLMSIILFMGTFLLSIELKDFKNALFFPSKVRQVVSDFAVIIAIFSMSTLDHFVNIPTPKLEVPEEFKPTLAGRGWMIWPFQNNPWWSAIVACLPALLGTILIFMDQQITAVIVNRKENKLKKGCGYHLDLFVLAILIEICSVMGLPWFVAATVLSINHVNSLKLESECAAPGEKPQFLGVREQRVTHILIFLMIGCSVLLTPMLRHIPMPVLFGVFLYMGVASLKGLQFFDRILIMLMPVKYQPDYMFLRQVPLKRVHLFTTIQLTCLACLWIIKSFSSTSILFPLMLVVMIGIRKSLDLLFTQRELKILDDVMPEPSRKHAEDLRQLESGEEQNESMGYGPSGNIQISLANGNIMKIPMASINISEEVNKTGIWQQVNEGNEKTKQVKLINAGKQKKHSKKENVLMADETTRLTTMTEEDEDDSGISIKVDLIRSKESISPLTINGTTSAETSV; encoded by the exons ATGCAACGAACTATGGACCCTGAGGAAATATCTGACAGCTATGATACATC acCGTGGATGCAGCCAGGTATCGGAGGCGGAGGTGGCGCGGCCCACGTAGGTGGGACAGGTGACGACGAGGCTCCGAAAGATCCCGGTGTTCGGATCACTCATCAATCTTACACCGAGAAAGACTTCGAAG GTCACAGAGCGCACACGGTATATGTGGGCGTGCATCTACCAGGCGAAAGGAGACATCGTCGTCATCACAAGCACCATCATTCTCAACGTCAGTTGGGAACAAGCAGTACCGATAAGGAGAATGTCGACAACGATAGGCCCA GACAATTGCTGATGACTCGAAGGAGTCGACTATCTAATATCTGCGATCCCGACGGCGAGATGATAC TTACGCCGCCAGCCCAGAGGGTGCAGTTTATTCTGGGCGAGGAAGTCGGGGACGATGCACACGAGTCCCACCCCCTCTTCTCCGAGATGGAGGAGCTCGTCAAGGATGGTGACGAGATGGAATGGAAGGAAACGGCCAG GTGGATTAAGTTCGAGGAAGACGTGGAGGAGGGTGGAAATAGGTGGAGCAAACCTCACGTAGCGACGCTCTCGCTACACGCTCTTTTCGAGCTGAGGAGCCTGCTGTTAAATGGGACTGTGATGTTGGACATGGAGGCGGCGAGTTTGGAACAAATCGCCGATTTGGTACTCGATAACATGATCAACAAAGGCTCCTTGCCGATCGAGGCGAGGGAAAAG GTCAGGGAAGCTCTTCTGGTGAGGCATCGGCATCAACACGAGAGACGCAAGGATAACAACATGTCCAGGCTACCAATTATCAGATCCTTGGCCGAAATAGGTCGAAATCATTCCTCTTCGAAAA ACGAATTCGGCATTCCCCACGTGGTCGGATTCACAGCATGGTTCGCGATGTGTCAACTAAAAG TGGAGGAATCGAATTCTGCCCCGGCGATCGCCGGCGCTACAAGTCACGGCAGTGGGCCAGCGCTGAATGCCGGTAGCCGCTTCCTTGCCATACCCG GCCAAGAACCAGGCACCAACGGGATGGATCGAAGTCCAAGCAGCGTGTCAATTAGCCGAAATCACAGTTCGTCCGCCTTAGAAAACGGAGACGCAAATCACAAG GGTAATACTCATTTTATGCGGAAAATACCAGCTGGAGCCGAGGCGAGCAACATTCTCGTAGGAGAAGTCGATTTTTTAGATAAAACGCTGTCAGCCTTTATTCGGCTAAGCCAGGCGGGAATAATGGGTGACTTAACGGAAGTTCCTGTGCCAACAAGATTTATATTTGTCCTGCTCGGACCTACG GGAGGAATCACAGGTTTCCACGAGATCGGCCGTGCCATGGCTACGTTGATGTCCGACGAGGTCTTCCACGACGTGGCGTACAAGGCCAAGAACAGAAATCATCTGCTTGCAGGAATCGACGAGTTTTTAGACGCTGTTACGGTTCTACCACCAGGAGAATGGGACCCTGCGATCAGAATAGAACCACCTGCCGCTATTCCTTCGCAG GATGTAAGGAAGCGaccaaaagaagaaaaaccgAAGGAAGACCCAGACGACGAAGCAGACGAGCAAAAGTTGAGGGAAGAATCCGGTCTCTCGAGAACTGGTAGACTTTTCGGTGGCTTGATAAACGACATAAAGAGAAAAGTGCCGTTTTATTTTTCCGACTTCAAGGACGCGTTAGCTCTTCAATGCGTAGCCTCTTTTATCTTCCTGTATTTTGCCTGCCTCTCACCTATAATTACATTCGGTGGTTTGTTGAGCGAAGCCACAGGCAAAAATATGGCCGCCATGGAGTCGCTCGTTTCCGGTTTCGTTTGCGGCATCGGATATGGATTTTTCTCTGGTCAACCTCTCACCATTCTCGGTTCCACCGGCCCGGTTTTAGTCTTCGAGACGATAGTCTACGAATTTTGCAA GAAATCAGATTGGAACTACATGTCGTTCCGCTTCTGGATCGGCTCGTGGATAACACTGATTCTGGTAATCCTCGTGGCGATCGACGCTAGCGCTTTCGTGTGCTACATCACGCGGTTCACGGAGGAGAACTTCGCCACTCTGATCGCGTTTATCTTCATTTACAAG GCCATCGAAAACGTATTGTCCATCGGCAAAAAGTATCCTATAAATACTCATGCGAACGAACCGTTCAACTACGAGTGTTGGTGCAAGCCGCCGAATGGCAGCCTACCGTCTAGCTACGACAACATTAATTGGACGGCTCTCGATCAAAAAATATGCCAG AGTTACAACGGCACGCTGGTGGGCGATGGTTGCAACCTACCGCACTACACACCCGATGTGTTCCTCATGTCAATTATACTATTCATGGGCACATTCTTGCTATCCATCGAGCTCAAAGATTTCAAGAACGCTCTCTTCTTTCCATCAAAG GTCAGACAGGTGGTCAGTGATTTTGCGGTAATCATCGCGATTTTTTCGATGAGCACGCTCGACCATTTCGTGAATATTCCGACGCCCAAGCTCGAAGTACCGGAGGAATTCAAGCCGACGTTGGCCGGTCGGGGATGGATGATCTGGCCTTTTCAAAACAATCCATGGTGGAGCGCCATCGTCGCGTGTCTACCAGCTCTCTTAGGCACTATACTGATTTTTATGGATCAACAAATTACAGCCGTGATAGTCAATAGGAAAGAGAACAAATTAAAG AAAGGATGCGGCTATCATTTGGATCTGTTCGTCCTTGCGATCCTGATAGAAATTTGCTCGGTGATGGGACTGCCCTGGTTCGTCGCGGCAACGGTACTCTCGATCAATCACGTGAATTCGTTGAAGCTGGAATCGGAATGTGCCGCGCCAGGTGAAAAACCGCAGTTCCTCGGTGTCCGCGAACAGCGTGTTACACacattttaatctttttgaTGATCGGCTGCTCGGTTCTGCTCACGCCAATGCTGAGACACATACCGATGCCGGTGCTGTTTGGAGTTTTCCTCTACATGGGAGTTGCTTCGTTGAAGGGACTTCAATTTTTCGACAGAATATTAATCATGCTGATGCCGGTTAAATACCAACCTGACTATATGTTCCTTCGGCag GTACCATTGAAACGCGTTCATCTGTTTACAACGATACAGTTGACTTGTTTAGCCTGCTTGTGGATTATCAAATCTTTCAGCAGCACCTCCATCCTGTTTCCTTTGATG ttGGTGGTGATGATCGGGATACGAAAGTCCTTAGACTTGTTGTTCACTCAACGCGAGTTAAAGATCTTGGACGACGTAATGCCGGAACCAAGCAGGAAACACGCCGAAGATCTACGACAACTGGAGAGCGGCGAG GAACAGAACGAGTCTATGGGATACGGACCGTCGGGAAACATACAGATTTCGTTAGCGAACGGCAACATTATGAAGATCCCAATGGCGAGCATCAATATCAGCGAAGAGGTGAATAAAACCGGGATTTGGCAACAAGTGAACGAAGGCAACGAGAAAACGAAACAAGTGAAACTTATCAA CGCGGGAAAGCAGAAGAAGCactcgaagaaagaaaacgtgtTGATGGCTGACGAGACTACGAGGTTGACTACGATGACCGAAGAGGACGAAGATGACAGTGGAATCTCTATCAAG GTAGACTTGATACGATCGAAGGAAAGCATCAGCCCGTTAACGATTAACGGCACTACCTCGGCCGAGACTTCTGTCTAA